The DNA window gctgcttctccaGCCTCTTATTTTCATTCTGTGAATATGCCTCActgtttcaaatgtattttttgtaaacaacatattgtcagattctgGTTATTAATCTATTCTAATATCTACTTCCATGAtatcatgaaagagaaatcattatgGACTCCATATAGTTAAACTATTTGTCTTTCTCTATGGGATCATTACAAATTTATCTTCTAAgatctttataattattatagcaGTTAGAAGTTTCCTATGCCaaccttatttgattttgaaaatcgaAATtgaaatttgaaaatcaaaatcttTGTTTAGTTCTTTCAGGAACACTTGTTAGGCTTGTCTCCAGTTCccatttttctttaatgttttgttagcttctgagtttgaatcttgatcTTCCCTTTATTATGTTGCTATGTTATGTTATGATGTTGTGTCATTTTATGTTACATTATGTTAATTTTTAtagtcatcttcctttttttggttgttattacttttttcctacctatttcttgatttgaaaCTTTATGTTAATTTTGGGCTCTGTCCTTGCCATGGGGGTTGGAAGGAGCACAGTTTCAAGCTTCAGATTATTTTTagcactgctgttttcagaattGTTTCTGGGGTTTTGGAAGTTAATGGTACTCACAAGATAGTGTGATCTGGGGAAAGGTGTGTTCTTTGCTCTTTTGTTCTGCACTCTAGTCTTTACGTATGAAGAGCCCATGATGTCTTGTAACCATAAGAGGAAATCTTCAGGGGCCCTCCTCCCTAGGAACCAGAAGTGATACTGCCCCTATTGGCTTCCACTCCTTCTTGACCAATAAatgctcccctcctctcccctcctcctttgaactatgacccagaagtgtGATTAGACAATGGAATTGAAAAATAGTTGTCCCTTAGCCCGCCCTCTCCCTCTTGATTGAAAGTTCTCCTCTCTGCCTTTGACTTATGACCCAGAAGTGGCTATAGACAATGTAGTTGCCTAACAACATCTGGTCCTTCATTCAGTGTTAGCATAGGGGAAAATATTCTGAAAATGTGCATATTTCTGAATTTTTTCgttaaacaaaaaaaagttaaaaaatttcTGTCTTACAGAAATATTATGCTGATACATCATTCAAAGTTTTACAAAACTCGCTTCACTATCACTTAACACTTGTGCTAGGGTATCAGTAATAcagaaaacatattttctttttggatCTTTTTGGCTCTTTAACTTTTATTACATGTGGTTTAGGTTTTCTAGCTTTGAAACCTAGGACAATGCCTATGTAAATAAAGAATATAGTCTCTGAAATTAAATTAGACAACTTTACAGGAAATGCGTTGAGTATTACTTGCAATGTTCTCAGTCAAGGCTATTTTATAATCAGGTTTTGTCGGggagaaaacaaccaaaaaaaaaatgaaaaagacctttctttcaatataattggtttattttgtaatcctatatattttatttcatgcatttaaaaggaTTATTTTGAGATTATGAGAAGGAGTCCATAGGTTTAACCGGATTGCCATGGAGGTTCATGgcacaaaaaaggttaataacACCAAAGAATTCTATAAAGTCAGGATATTAAAACTGaagttggggtggctaggtggcacagtggataaagcactggccctggattcaggagttcctgagttcaaatccggcctcaggcacttgacacttactagctgtgtgaccctgggcaagtcacttaaccccattgccccgtaaaaaaaaaaaaaaaaaattaaaaaaaaaaaactgaggttaTTGGAATGGCAAGGAGGGACAGGCAGCAACTCCTCAGAGTtcttccccaaatccctccaaatctctTCAAATAATGTcgtaagacaattcctggagcagcagaaccaacaaaatgacaaggtaagatcattttccagccaagatGTTTTAGAAGTTTGGCAGGCAAGTCTGTTGTACCCAGGTGAGAATGGAGTGCAGATCCGGGATGTAACATGTAGAAAGAGACCCAGACCCAGAGAATCGGGCCTCTggagccttggaatcagctgaggcagCAGCTACTTTTGGAACTCAGCTcctggactggtgagggggtggAGTGGTTCCCCAGGGGGAGATTTCAAGGGTCCCTTCTTACACTGTTGCAGAACTCTTCGCAGTCTggagtggtggcccaggttggggaggggcacaggcacatcCAACCTTGCAACCACAGcaaaacagaattctgttcccaggctaaagagcaagcaggccagtggttacttacagaccagggCAAAGGTAAGGGTAGTGTAGAACATTCctctctttaaattattttttttttcagtgtgtgTTTAGGGTTTATTGGGGACATGACTGATTACAAGGAGTCAAGTCCAGCTGACATTTGCCTGTAGATTCAAGGGAAACAGCACAAACAAGGAGGCTTCCCAGAACTTGGGCAAACTTGGCAGGGGTGAGCTGGTACCTGGGTTTACTTGAAGGTATGACTTTCAGTTCATCCTCTTCCAAAGCCATTGGGCCCAAACATGGCTGCATAGCAGGGATGGTTACGATAGGGCTTTCCTTCATGCTCTGCGTGGCCTCCTGATGTCAgtgtctttccacatttttcacaTTTCAGGCAGGGGCGATGCCAGTCCTTCCCCAAGCATGTCACCCCTTCAGCAAAATAAACTTCTTTCTCACACTTGAGATACTTCGGCATGTTGGCAAGAGGGGAATGAAAAGGCTTGGGTAACAGAACTTTGGCGAAActccctctccttaaattgtaccacctgggcccccctgaagcttgggacagaagTTTGccatggaagcagtgccccactttaagaaggagttaaatgtcaagaaataggctggcaaaatgagcagacagaaaaaaatgtggacactggaaagtttatttggtgacaagaaagatcaaaatacaccctcagaagaagataacaaagtcaaagttcctacattcaaagattccaagaaaaatatgaattggcctcagggcatagaagtgctcaaaaaggactttgaagataaggtaagagaggtagaggaaaaacggCATGGCAAAGCCTCTCTTGATCCTTCCCCAAGTCCAATGACATCACAATAAACTTCCACCAAAAGGTTTCACAAAATTCTGTTTCTGTTCTTCTCTCTGATGTCTCCTaagtatctttctttcttctaagtCTTTAGGTCTTTCCTCATGCATCCTTTAATCGGACAGTAGGATTATGTTACCTTAAAGTAGTTTGTCTTAAATTGGCAATTAACTTAAACCCAACCAATAAAATATTAACTCCCAGAGGGTAAAGTTCTGTGTTTCCTGTTGCCCTGAATTATTTTTGCAGGTGCCCCTAAATGCTATCACCTCATATAGACTTAAAACAGTTTGTTTTCAGTGTCATTTTTGCAGTGACCCATCCAGGCACAAGACAGAATACAGACTCTCTTACAGAATATATAAGGGATATATTAATGCATCATATTTCTTCCATACATATCTCAAAGCAATAACAATAGTaagaatagataacatttataattcatatagcattttaaagtttgtaaagagatttataaatattataccaTTCAATCTTCTCAATATACCAGAAAGATATATGTtattgttttgctcattttataggtgagtaaattgaggctgacagaggttaagtgacttgcacagggtcacacagctattaattacCTGGGGTCAGATTAGAAcacatcttcctgacaccaggaccagcactctatgtTGCCACTGTTGGTAATATTGTTATTATGGATTTCCACATTTTGGGGGAAATATATGAAACATAAACACTTCTGTATTACCAAAATATGTTTGAATTCACTGACTTATGTCATAAGTTAACATTAACTTCCCTTTTCACAATCCAAGCAACTTAAAAGTTTCAGGGAAGAGACATGATAGTTTGACTGCTGCAGAGAACTATCAAGCGATGGAGAACTCTGGTGCCCTTCTTAATTCCagcttcttttctcatctttccagAGAATTTCATATCCTCTCAAATCCCCCCTTCACTTTGAATGCTACAGGCCTCTGGTGGTGTGCATCACAGCCCTTCTGATCTTTTCCCTTACATTCTGCCATTCTAAGTTGCTCTGTCAGCTGCTGTTCTCAAAATTCTTTCATCCTTTAGAGCCACTATCTTACCTCAGGGTTTTCATATGCATTTGAAATTACTGAATCGTGTGCTTCGTTGCTATCAATTGTCTAACCATGTTTCCACGTAGAGCATACTGATAGTTTCATCTGAAACTGCAAAATGGCAGGAggggggtgtgtgggggtggAATGAAGACAACCCAGATAAACTGTTACTTAAGACAGCTACTTGTGGACTAAGTCATTGTAGGTCAATTCCACCTTGGTGGTTAGAAGAATATAGTGCATCCTGACCAATTCTAACATTATCATATAATTGAACTGCAAGCAgttaaatgtaagctccctgaagggaagaggtatttttcattttcttttttatattaatttaattaatttatattcatataattaaTTCAGAAGAAAAGACTAGAGGGGAGAGTGGGGTGCTGGTTGGGGGTTTGGCTTTACACCTCTGGCACTTGGAGAGGAAATCTTTGCCCTTCTCTACCCACTCATCAAGTGTCCATGCTCAGGTCCCACATGTTTGTCCCTGTTCCCCAGTGTTGCCAGTCTTCTCTTGTCTGTGTCCCTTTCTATCCTTCATATGCCTCCCCTCCCTAACATTTTCTTCCTCTAggtttcatgacccccacatatCCTCGAATCttgtgtctctccctccctccacatatATGGggtgctccctccccccccctctctctctaatgaggggctggggacAAATGTGCTATGTATAGTGTTAAAAAGAGGACTGTCCACACGGTAACCCACAAACCAGAGTGAGGAAAAGTAAAA is part of the Dromiciops gliroides isolate mDroGli1 chromosome 4, mDroGli1.pri, whole genome shotgun sequence genome and encodes:
- the LOC122725307 gene encoding cysteine-rich protein 1-like; protein product: MPKYLKCEKEVYFAEGVTCLGKDWHRPCLKCEKCGKTLTSGGHAEHEGKPYRNHPCYAAMFGPNGFGRG